The following coding sequences lie in one Takifugu rubripes chromosome 8, fTakRub1.2, whole genome shotgun sequence genomic window:
- the cdk15 gene encoding cyclin-dependent kinase 15 — translation MEEASRWVRRCCCCYKEEEENEENRGEPEEEVKTEEVCLRKSRSSLSLPSAQLEESNTPQPHWFHTLQVRRHRGRRGRSNSDPLRENNCQDPFSWKPALQFGAAHSYVSLEKLGEGAYASVYKGISRINGQLVALKVIRMKTEEGIPFTAIREASLLKRLKHANIVILHDIIHTSESLTFVFEYVQTDLAQYMSQHPGGLHSHNIRIFLFQLVRALSYIHSRRILHRDLKPQNLLISYLGELKLADFGLARSKSIPSHTFSSEVVTLWYRPPDVLLGSTDYSTALDIWGAGCIFIEMLQGAPAFPGEAAELEQLQTIWEVLGMPSEDSWPGISQLPNYKPEWFVHSEQKPFKTVWKRLNQLPNRTEDLAQKMLKMVPGERISAHDALQHPYFSILPPPIMHLRDTISIFKVPGVYMETEVRDIFNPGRRVKRMLLPASKFW, via the exons ATGGAGGAGGCATCCCGCTGGGTtaggagatgctgctgctgttataaggaggaagaggagaatgaggaaAACAGGGGAGAGcctgaggaggaggtgaagactGAAGAGGTCTGCTTGAGGAAGAGTCGGAGCTCATTGTCTCTTCCGTCTGCTCAG ctggaagagtccaacACTCCCCAGCCTCACTGGTTCCACACGCTGCAGGTCCGACGGCACCGTGGGAGGCGTGGACGCAGCAACAGTGACCCGCTCAGGGAAAATAACTGCCAGGACCCCTTCTCCTGG AAACCAGCTCTCCAGTTCGGGGCTGCTCATTCCTACGTGAGTCTGGAGAAACTGGGTGAAGGAGCTTATGCTTCTGTCTACAAAGGCATCAGCAG GATAAATGGACAGCTGGTGGCGCTGAAGGTGATCCGTATGAAGACAGAGGAAGGCATCCCCTTCACCGCCATCAGAGAAG CTTCTCTTCTCAAACGTTTGAAACACGCCAACATCGTCATCCTTCACGACATCATCCACACCAGTGAGTCTCTGACCTTTGTCTTCGAATACGTG CAAACAGACCTAGCCCAGTATATGAGCCAGCATCCTGGCGGACTGCACTCGCACAACATTCGG ATCTTCCTATTTCAGCTGGTCCGAGCTCTTAGCTACATCCACAGCCGGAGGATCCTCCACCGAGACCTAAAACCTCAGAACCTGCTCATCAGCTACCTTGGAGAACTCAAGCTGGCTGATTTTG GTCTGGCCAGATCTAAGTCCATCCCCAGTCACACCTTCTCATCAGAGGTGGTAACGCTGTGGTACCGACCCCCTGACGTCCTGCTGGGATCCACAGATTACTCCACAGCTCTGGACATTTG GGGAGCTGGCTGTATCTTTATTGAAATGCTGCAGGGGGCGCCAGCGTTTCCAGGGGAAGCTGCTGAACTGGAACAACTACAGACCATTTGGGAg GTGCTGGGCATGCCGTCGGAGGACAGCTGGCCTGGAATCAGCCAACTACCCAATTATAAACCAG AGTGGTTTGTTCACTCAGAGCAGAAGCCATTCAAGACTGTCTGGAAAAG GTTAAATCAGCTGCCCAACAGGACTGAAGACCTGGCCCAAAAGATGTTAAAGATGGTTCCTGGAGAGAGGATCTCAGCACACGATGCTCTCCAACACCCATATTTCAGTATATTACCTCCTCCCATCATGCATCTCAGAGACA CGATATCCATTTTTAAAGTGCCTGGGGTTTATATGGAGACGGAGGTCAGAGACATTTTTAACCCGGGACGGAGGGTCAAACGGATGCTGCTGCCTGCTTCCAAATTCTGGTGA